GGACTTGTCGCATGTACGGTCATTGACTGTTTTTGGAGAGTGGAGACCGTTTTTCATCTCCAATAAGATGAGGTTCCTCCGAGTTCTCGATTTGGAAGATACAGTAGGGTTAAGAGATCATCATCTGGATCAAATCGGGCTGCTCCGTCACCTCATGTACCTCTCTTTACGAGAATGTGCGAACATTTACTGCCTGCCTAATTCTTTGGGGAATTTGAAGAACCTCCAAACACTTGATGTTAGAGGAACACGTATATTTGAGTTGCCAAGAACAATCACCAAGCTTCTTAAGCTACAACACCTTCGCACAACTGAATCTTTGCTGATAACCGGCAAAGTCAAAGCAGAGGTTGACATATTTGAGAATTACAAAGAATTTAATGAAGTTCCTCTGTTGATCAAATTGTTGGGCAAGTCTTGTTCATTTTTTCTGCATAAAAGCCCTCTTTTCTTGAGACCACAAGTTTTAGATGTTGGTTTGGACATGCATGATATATTCGACCTATACCGGTTTGCCATGTTCTGTCTAGCAGAGACTGGTGATTTCTGGGATGCTCGGGTGTATGGTTTTGAAGTTCCTAGAGGGATCGGTAAGCTAAAGGCTCTGCACACACTGGGTGTTGTCAATATTGCACGGGGCAGGGGAAAGGCCACTCTGAACGAGTTGAAAGAGCTCACTCGGCTGCGTAAGCTTGGAGTAACTGGTGTTGGCGACAAAAACAGCAAGGAGTTGTGGTCTGCCATTGCGGGTCACAATCAACTTCGGTCTCTGTCAGTGCAAGCTGGGTCCCGTTATGACAAGTTGGATGGTAGTTTGGGTGAGGGTTTGTTGCCACCAAGCTGCCTCGAGAGCCTGAAGCTGTGGGGCAAGCTAGTCCAAGTAACCTCATGGATCCATCAGCTTCAAAACCTCTCCAAGTTGACGCTAGATCGTTCCAGATTGGAGCAAGATGATGATGCCATACAAGCCCTTGGGGTGCTACCTAATCTTGCAGTTGTACGCCTGAAGTGGGGGTCGTTCAATGGGAAGCAGCTCCGTTTCCAAGGCCCTTCTTTCCCAAGCCTCGTGGTGCTGGAGCTTTATGGAGTACTGGACCTTGAATCGGTGTTGTTTGAAGGAGACGCAATGCCTAGGCTCGTGCTGCTGCAAGTTAATCGGTGCCATTCGCTGAAGGAAATCTCCGGGCTGGCAGTCCCCACGAGCCTCAGGGAAATTCGGCTGGGTGATTTAGTTGCCCCTGAATTGAAGGAAGAGGTGCAGAGGCAGGTCGCGGAGCATCTGAAGCACGTCAGGCTGAGTCTCTCGTAATGGTGTACGCAGAAATCTCTATGTACATCTCATGGCTGTATTTCCATAATCAGATCTGCAGGGATGCTAAAATGTGTGTATCGATCTGCATTGGCCATTAGCAACACTGCAAGTCATGTATTTTCACGATGTATTTTCAGTGTCAGATTGGTGTACGTGCATTCAGAGTTATGTCTTTGTATGATAAAATATCATGGATCGGTTCAGACGAATGCTTTTGATGATAATCCGTACATGACTTGCAGTGTTGCTAATGTCTGCAGGCCGATGTCCACTGCAATACGGCATCTTGTCATAGGGAGCAACTGGAAAAGGGATAAAGATGTGTTGGAGAGCATGTTGGACTTGTCGCATCTACGGTCATTGACAGTGTTTGGAGAGTGGAGACCTTTTTTCATCTCCGAGAAGATGATGTTCCTCCGAGTTCTCGATTTGGAAGATACAGTAGGGTTAAGAGATCATCATCTCGATGAAATTGGGCAGCTCCATCACCTCATTTACCTTCTTTACGAGAATGTGCGAACATTTTCTGCCTGCCTAATTCTTTGGGGAACTTGAGGCACCTCCAAACACTAGATGTTAGAGGTACACACATATTTGAGTTGCCAGCAACAATCACCAAGCTTCGAAAGCTACAGCACCTTCGGACAACTGATTTATTGAAGGGCAGAGGTAATGTCAAAGGAGAGGCTGACATAGTTGGTAAGTATAGAAAGCGTGCTCCTTATCTTTCGACCAAATTGGGCTGGGCTTGTTTACTTGGACTGTACACAAGTCCTGTTTTCTTGAGACCACAAGTTTTAGATGCTGGTTTGAACAGGCTTGATATACTCAACCTATACCGCTTCAGCATGTTGGGTCTAGTGGAGACTGATTCCCTCTATGTGAGTTGGCTGGATGGTGTTGGAGTTCCTGGAGGGATTGGTAAGCTGAAGGCCCTGCACACACTGGGTGTTGCCAATATTGCACGGGGCAAGGGAAAGGCCACTCTGAAAGAGTTGGAAGAGCTTACTCAGCTGCGTAAGCTTGGAGTGACTGGTGTCAGCGACAAAAACAGCAAGGAGTTGTGGTCTGCCATTGCTGGTCACAATCAACTTCGATCTCTGTCAGTGAATGGTTTGCACTCTTGGTACCAGTTGGATGGTAGTTTGGGTGAGGGTTTGTCGCCACCAAGCTGCCTTGAGAGCCTCAAGCTGTGTGGGAAGCTAGTCAGAGTAACCTCATGGATCCATCAGCTTCAGAATCTCTCCAAGTTGACGCTACAGCGTTCCAGTTTGCAGCAAGATGATGGTGCCATACAAGTCCTTGGGATGCTACCAAACCTTGCAGTTGTACGCCTGAAGGCGGTGTCATTCTGGGGGAGACAGCTCCGTTTCCAAGGCTCATCTTTCCCGAGTCTCGTGGTGCTGGAGCTTCTTGGATTAGATAACCTTGAATCGGTGTTGTTTGAAGAAGATGCAATGCCTAGGCTCGTGCTGCTGCAAGTTTATGACTGCATGAAGCTGAAGGAAATCTCAGGGCTGCCAGTCCTCACAAGCCTCAGGGGAATTCGGCTAGGTAGTCGTGTTCGCGATGCATTGAAGGAAGTGAAGAGGCAGGTAGCGGAGCATCTGAAGCACGTCAGACTGAATCTCTTGTAAACTCCACAGATATGTGTGTGTATCCATCTTCCcttgttttttgtgtgtatcCATCCAGGCTTATTGaatagctgctgctgcttcttgtgAGGATATGGCTCCGCAGAACAGATTAAACGGGTCCATCATATTCATATGCGTGTTGAGACGACGATCTCTTCACCATATTATGGTTGTAATGAGCACCAACAAATTAAACGGTCATACTTCCTtcgtcccaaaataactgacatccatgtcacttattttgggatggaaaGAGTATTATTATAGTGAGATGATTCCCATGCGGAGAGGAACAGGATTGGGGGTTCATCCAGTTCTGATGTTTTCAAATCTTGAAACAGTCAATTATTCTAGTTGTAACTAATGGTAGAACAGGGAAAGATGTTAATTCCACAAAGAAGAAACTGCAACCACAATCAAGATGGGAAACCATCTCTTGTAGTGCGGTTGCTAATGGCTCGAGGATGCAGATGTTCACTGAATTTTGATTCTCAAGAAAGAGCAACACTTAACATAGGACTGTCTTCTGTTtatcgatggatggatggatgcatggGCTTTGGCCGTCTCGctctccatttttttttaaaagaggTGGAAATCtcagcctctgcatcaatcgatgcatacaaccatttttattgcaaagttataaAAAGTGGGTGTTACAAGTCACCGACAAGCGATCGTGGATGCAAAAATAAGCCAGCTAAAAACATCAATCATGACGAATCTAGGCGTCTAGTACACCACTAGCCAGTCCGGTTGAAGATATCCCAAGATACCGTCTCCAGCCGGTTGCATCCAATATCCATAAGTCCCCGCAGGTACACAGGGAGCAGGAAAGCCCAAAGACGGATCCAGTGCGTAGCTTTgaagataacctgcaaaaagttGTAAACTCTGGATCGATTAAAAACCACATCATTCCTGCAATTCCAAATAGCCAACAGAAAGCCGAAACTCCCATCCGCATATGAGCTTTAAGTTTTTTCTCTGCCCCATTAAACCAGTTACCAAACAAATTAGTAATTGATGTCGGGGTGGAAGAttaaaagtaataaaaatgaTGCGCCAAATAATACGATCAAGAGGGCAGGAGACAAAAAGATGTTGAATGCTTTCATCAGCATCACAAAAGCAACATTTTAAACTTCCTTGCCAATTTCGTTTCGCAAGATTGTCTTTAGTTAAAATAACCTGCCGATCTAGAAACCACATAAAATTTTTGACTTTGGAGGAAATCTTTAACTTTCAAATATATTTTCGACGAAAAACCGTTTGCCCATCCATAAAATCCGCGTACATAGACTTTACAGAAAAGACGTCCGAGGGGGTAAGACTCCAAACAAATTTGTCGGGCTCAGTCGACAAATTAACCGTCATAACCCGCTGGACCAAGAATTAACCGTCTCGCTCTCCATTGGAATAGTCAATCCTGTACTCCTGCAACACGCCGGCCAGTTAAAC
The Brachypodium distachyon strain Bd21 chromosome 2, Brachypodium_distachyon_v3.0, whole genome shotgun sequence genome window above contains:
- the LOC106866175 gene encoding uncharacterized protein LOC106866175, whose amino-acid sequence is WAAPSPHLPSLRECANIFCLPNSLGNLRHLQTLDVRGTHIFELPATITKLRKLQHLRTTDLLKGRGNVKGEADIVGKYRKRAPYLSTKLGWACLLGLYTSPVFLRPQVLDAGLNRLDILNLYRFSMLGLVETDSLYVSWLDGVGVPGGIGKLKALHTLGVANIARGKGKATLKELEELTQLRKLGVTGVSDKNSKELWSAIAGHNQLRSLSVNGLHSWYQLDGSLGEGLSPPSCLESLKLCGKLVRVTSWIHQLQNLSKLTLQRSSLQQDDGAIQVLGMLPNLAVVRLKAVSFWGRQLRFQGSSFPSLVVLELLGLDNLESVLFEEDAMPRLVLLQVYDCMKLKEISGLPVLTSLRGIRLGSRVRDALKEVKRQVAEHLKHVRLNLL